TACCAGAAAACGATCCCTATACGGAAAAAGCTACGCCTTCGTCTGCGGCGGTGTTCGTGTCCTATCGGCCAGATTCGTCGGTGGAGGAATATGTTAGAGACATTAAATATTTGGTGGCGAATAGCATAGAGGGTCTTAACTACGATAAGGTTTCCGTGGCATTATTTCCGATCCAATTGCCTACCTTGCCCCAGTCTCAGACCAATGGAGCCACCATGGTTAATATAGCCGGTCTGGAGATATTATCCTCATCCAAAAATCAGCTTTATATAATTTTTGGCATTTTTGTAGCCATAGTATTGGTTTTATTTTTGGTCATATGTATCATGGCCTATCGGAGTGTGAGTCTCCAAAAGAAAGCGGCCGAAGTGGAAAAGTCAAAGCCCGAGGCGGAGCCAAAAAAAGGTGATGAAATAATTGAATAAACTTTGTATTTCGATGAGCCAGCTGGATTACATTAGGAACACGCTAAAGAAGGACCCAAGGGTCTTTTCCGAGATCTGCGATTTTAACGATAATGTTATAAAATATTTGCATGATGATCACCTGGCGAAGCTAGATTGTAAAAAATCCATCCTGTGGGAGCTGTCTAGGAATTCGCGTACAAGAAATGCCCTGAATGCCTACATTTCAAAAAAGCTTGATTTGGGTAGTTGGTACGGTGATTTTTCCGAGCAACGCTATGGACTATGTTTGTTTAGCCGAGACGACATTTCTTTGCTGTCAATCTACTTAGGATCGGTGGTCTATGAGCAGGATATCAGGAAAATCGTCCAACATCATGAGTTGAAACAGCTGAAGGATCAGATCGGTGATGCCTATTATTTTTCTATGAAAGAGGCAGATCTATTGGTTAAGAGATCGCAGATAGATGCATTGGCTCTGCCGATTTTTTCAGGAGATATCTATGCCAAGATCGTCCAGGCCGGTAAATTTGTGATATCTGCCTGTTTGGCCGCAATACCCCAGGATTTGGGCCTGAAATTTATCCTGAAATTTCCAAAAAACGAGACCTGGGATTTTTCTCATGAAACTTCGATGACTGACCAATGCTGGGAATTTACAAA
This window of the Puniceicoccales bacterium genome carries:
- a CDS encoding SctK family type III secretion system sorting platform protein, producing MSQLDYIRNTLKKDPRVFSEICDFNDNVIKYLHDDHLAKLDCKKSILWELSRNSRTRNALNAYISKKLDLGSWYGDFSEQRYGLCLFSRDDISLLSIYLGSVVYEQDIRKIVQHHELKQLKDQIGDAYYFSMKEADLLVKRSQIDALALPIFSGDIYAKIVQAGKFVISACLAAIPQDLGLKFILKFPKNETWDFSHETSMTDQCWEFTKKILGHLAGGEIHVPMMIGG